The SAR202 cluster bacterium sequence CACCCAGGAGGAAGGTGGCGCGGTAGACCTTCTTACCCTCCATCAGATGCTCGACCATGCGCGTGCCCTGGCCCAGGCAGACGGGCAAGACCCCGGACGCTATGGGGTCCAGAGTGCCTGCGTTGCCGACCCGCTTCTGGCCCGATGCCCGCCTGATCCGGCGGACCACGTCCATGCTGGTGATCCCGGACGGCTTGTTGATGTTAAGGATGCCGTTCAGCTGGCCGTCAGCCGGCATAAGCCCTTCCGCGGCGAGCAGGGTAACGGCCCAATGCTGCATGGAGCCTAACCATCCTTCGGCGCTCCATCAGCGAGCTCGCCCTGTTCGACGGTGGGCGTCCCTCCGCCTGACTTACCGCGCTGGGAGAGTGTCTTGTCGATGAGCCTGTTCATTTTGATCGCGTGCTCGATCGTCTCATCAAGGACGAACGCCATGTGAGGCACGGACCGCAGCTCCACGTTCTCTTTCGTGGCGTGCCGGATATACTCGGCGGCGGAGCGCAGGGCGCGCATCGCCCTCTTCTTCTCCTGCTCGTCTCCCATCACGCTTACGAACACGCGCGCGTTCTTGAGGTCCGGAGACGTCTCCACGCGCAACACGCTGACCATGCTGGAGAGACGAGGGTCCTTGACCTCGAGGCTGATCGCCCGGCTGATCTCGCGCTGGAGCAGTCCGTTCACCCTTTCCAATCGTCGGGTAGTCATCGCGGCCCTCCGGTCTCTTTCAGTTTCATTATGAGCAGGCTGTAGCCCTTTTCGCGTTGCCGGTCCACGAGCCGCAATGGCCTCCTGTTGGAACGAAGGGCATCCTGCAGCCTGGTGATTAACGTGGAGCCCCCTGCGATGAGCAGCGTCCCGCTCGGGCCCAGGACTGCCGCTGCCTGTATCGCACGGGCCACGGCCGCATCTGTGCCTTCGTCCTCGCGCAGGGCGCCGGCGACCAGGTCGAACCCGGCTTCGGGGACGGTCGGGTCTATGTCCATCGAATGTACGGTGGCGACACTGTCCGCAGGCAAGCCGTTGATAACGAGGCTGTCTTTAGTATACCTGAGGGCAAGCAGGTCGCGGTCAAACAGGGTTACGGACTGCAGGCCAAGTGCCTTCAGAGCTGCCACCGCCGTATGTCCCTGCCCAGGGTTGAAGAAGGCGCCGCTTCGCGCCGCGCCGAGGTTGCGGAGGCCGGCGATCAACAACCGCGACTGGAAGCTCAGCGTGTCGAACTCCGGCAGTCCGAAGGCTATCCGCATGTGCACACTGGCCTTACCGTAGCTGAATTGCACTTCTGCCCGGAGATAAGGGTCGTCATCTCCATTCACGCCGCCGTCCGGCCCGTCGCCGGCGAAACGGTAGTGGAACGCCGTGTGGCCGGACCCTTGCTTTACGTGCGTTACCTCACGTCCGGGGTCGCCGGCCAGCGCACCAGCGACCATATCGTGCAGGCGCTCTACAACAACGACCGCGGCCATGCCGTCGGCCCTGAGGTGCTTGCGCGCCCCCAGCAGGAATGACGTGATCGCCGCGTCGCCCGCTTTGGCGGGAATGTTCGAAATTACCAGGTCGAAATCCGGATCTTTCACGGAATCGTAACCCAGGCTACCGTACACTGTTGCGCCGGCGACGCCGTTAGTTTCTGCGTTGCGCCGGGTGTACTCGATGGCGAGGGCGTCACGGTCCGTCATGTGGGTCTCTGCGGCCCAACCCGTCTTGAGCAGCGTCAGCCCGATGGGACCGTAGCCGCACCCAAGGTCGAGCACCTTGCGAAACTTGCGGGGCTGGAGGTCGGCAACGGTGCGCAGGAGGAGCTGAGTGCCCGTATCTACGTGGAAGCTGCTGAAGAGGCTGTCCGACACCGCGAACTGCAGCGTCTGCCCGTGGAACTTGAACAGGAGAGTCTTTTTAGGAGTGGGAGTAGATGGCATAGGGGTCCGGGGTAGTGTAGCCTGCGCGATTCATCGCGCCTCTGCCGACTGAGGGCAAGACAGGCGCGATGAATCGCGCAGGCTACAAGGTGTTCTTACTCGTCCTGCTCCAGTCGGTGAGCCTCGACAATGTCGCCTTCGGCGAAGTCCGTGAACCCGTCCACCGTGAGGCCGCCCTCGAAGCCGGTGCCAAGCTCGCGAACGTCGTCCTTGAAGTGCTTGAGGCTGCTCAGCTCGCCCTTGGCGAGGAGCTTCCCGCCTCGCAGCACGTGGATGATTGTCCCACGGCTTACCTTGCCGGAGTTGACATACACGCCCGCAACCTTGCGCTTCGCGATGTTGAAGACGGCGCGCACGGTGGCGACGCCCTCGGTAATATCCCTCACCTCCGGCGTCAGCAGGCCCTTCAGCGCCTTCTGGACGTCCTCCGCCAGGCGATAGATGACATCGTAGTGGCGAAGGTCTACACCTTCCTGTGTGGCCAGGGCCTTGGCGCCCGGCTCGGGCCGGCTGTTGAAGCCCACGATGATGGCCTCGGAGGCGACCCCCAGGAGCACATCGCTCTCGGTAACGCTGCCCGCCGCGGCATGGATAACGTTGACGCGCGTCTCGTCGGTGTTTACCTGCTCCAGCGCGTTGAGAATGGGCTCGATGCTTCCCTGCACGTCGGTCTTGACCACCAGGTTCAGCGCCTTCACCTCGCCGGACTCGATCTTGGCGTGGATCTCCTCCAGCTTCATTTTGGTGCGGCCCAGCCGCTCCGCCTTCTCCTTCTCGAACGTCTCAACCATGGAGCGGGCGGTCTTTTCGTCCGCGGTGGCGGAGAACTTGTCGCCGGCCTGAGGCACGCCGGTCATACCCAGGAGCTCCACAGGCTGCGAGGGTAGGGCGGCCTCTATCCGCTCACCGCGATCGTTCAGCATCGCTTTGATGCGCCCGCGGACACCTCCGGCGACGATGTTGTCGCCTATCCTGAGTGTGCCTGTCTGAACGAGGACTGTAACGACGTGTCCCTTGCTCTTGTCGATCCTGGCTTCGAGCACCACGCCTTCTGCAAGCCTGTCCGGGTTGGCCTTGAGTTCGCCGACCTCCGCGACAATCACGATGTTTTCCAGCAGGTCGTCTATGCCGATGCCCTTCAGGGCGGAAACGGGGACGGAGATAACGTTGCCGCCCCACTCCTCCACCATCAGGTCGTGCTCGGCGAGCTGGCGCTTGACCCTCTCCGGGTCCGCCTCCGCCGTATCGATCTTGTTGATCGCACAGATGATAGGCACTCCGGCGGCCTTCACGTGGTTGATCGCCTCGATCGTCTGCGGCATGATGCCGTCGTTCGCGGCGACGACGAGGATCGCGATGTCCGTGACCTGGGCGCCGCGGGCGCGCATGGCGGTGAACGCCTCGTGGCCCGGGGTATCCAGGAAGGTGATCTTGTTGCTCTTGTACTCAACCTGGTAAGCGCCGATATGCTGGGTGATGCCGCCGCTCTCGCCGGTCACGATATGGCTGTGGCGAACGGCGTCCAGCAGCGTTGTCTTGCCGTGGTCGACGTGGCCCAGGATAGTCACGACCGGCGGGCGGAGCTGGAGCTTGGACTGGTCCTCTTCCTGGTGCTTGAGCACGATGGAGCCCGGCCCCTTTGCCGCCTTGGGAGCATTGACGGGGAAGCCGAAGCTCTGCGCGATCTTCTCGGCGACCTCAAATTCGATGACATCGTTGATGTTGAACATGAACCCCAAACGCATGAGGCGCTTGATGACCTCAATGGGGTCTACGGACATCTTGCCGGCGAGCTCCTTGACGGATATGGCTCCCGGGATGTCGAGCGCTTTGGGAGGGGCGACTGCCCTGGGCGCCGCCGGAGGGCGGGCTTGCGGGGCCTGGGGAGGGCCGTTCTTCTGCGGGGCTGCTGCTGCCTTCTGGGGAGGTCGGCCCTGTGGGGGCCTGCTCGCCCCCTGGGGTGAGCGATTCTGGGGGGCGCTGCCGTTTCTTCGTGGCTGTGCGGCTCTGTTAGTCATATGGCCTCCAGTGGTTGAAGCCCACGAGGGTGGCTGCGCATCATCGGTCGGCGGATTGATTAAGGTGTGGCTGGTTATCTCATAACTGTAACCAGTCTCGCCCAGTCATCGTCTTCCATCTTGGTGCGAAGCGCATACTCTATGCGGCTTTTTTTGATTTGGCCGGGGGCCTCGTGCACGTCCTTGCAGACGTAGGCCCCCCGGCCGGGTAGTTTCCCTGTCTCATCGATCTGTACCGCATTGCCGGTTGTGGCAACAACCCGCATAAACTCACCCTTGGCGGCCTTCTTGCCGCAGACGATGCAAGTCCTTTGTGGGACGTGCTTCTGTTTACGAGCGCCGACGGTAGGCATCTACACAGGTCTCGGTTAGCGTTTCTTGCCGGCCTTGGTCTTGCGCGCGGCGCTATCGTCGCGGCCGCCGCCGCCCTTCTTCTTCTTGCTGCCGGCGCCGCGGAAGCGCAGCTCGTCGATATCCTCGGCGAACCTGATCATGCCCGGCTCGCCGGATGGCATGCCGCGCACGCGCCAGATGTCGTCCGAAACGTCGCGCAGGGAAGTCGCCCGGTCCAGCGAGGGTATGGGAACGAGCTCCTCAATGGGCTCAGGCTCCTGCACCTCAACAGCCGCGGGCTCCTCCACCGCCTCAACTTCTTCAACCTCTGCAGGCTCGGTAACCGGTTCAAGCTCGACCGGCTCCTCGGCCACAACAGGCTCAGGCGCCGCGACGACGGGGGTCTTCTTCCTGGCAGCAGGCTCCTGGACGGCAA is a genomic window containing:
- a CDS encoding methyltransferase; this encodes MPSTPTPKKTLLFKFHGQTLQFAVSDSLFSSFHVDTGTQLLLRTVADLQPRKFRKVLDLGCGYGPIGLTLLKTGWAAETHMTDRDALAIEYTRRNAETNGVAGATVYGSLGYDSVKDPDFDLVISNIPAKAGDAAITSFLLGARKHLRADGMAAVVVVERLHDMVAGALAGDPGREVTHVKQGSGHTAFHYRFAGDGPDGGVNGDDDPYLRAEVQFSYGKASVHMRIAFGLPEFDTLSFQSRLLIAGLRNLGAARSGAFFNPGQGHTAVAALKALGLQSVTLFDRDLLALRYTKDSLVINGLPADSVATVHSMDIDPTVPEAGFDLVAGALREDEGTDAAVARAIQAAAVLGPSGTLLIAGGSTLITRLQDALRSNRRPLRLVDRQREKGYSLLIMKLKETGGPR
- a CDS encoding YlxR family protein, with protein sequence MPTVGARKQKHVPQRTCIVCGKKAAKGEFMRVVATTGNAVQIDETGKLPGRGAYVCKDVHEAPGQIKKSRIEYALRTKMEDDDWARLVTVMR
- the rbfA gene encoding 30S ribosome-binding factor RbfA, yielding MTTRRLERVNGLLQREISRAISLEVKDPRLSSMVSVLRVETSPDLKNARVFVSVMGDEQEKKRAMRALRSAAEYIRHATKENVELRSVPHMAFVLDETIEHAIKMNRLIDKTLSQRGKSGGGTPTVEQGELADGAPKDG
- the infB gene encoding translation initiation factor IF-2, coding for MTNRAAQPRRNGSAPQNRSPQGASRPPQGRPPQKAAAAPQKNGPPQAPQARPPAAPRAVAPPKALDIPGAISVKELAGKMSVDPIEVIKRLMRLGFMFNINDVIEFEVAEKIAQSFGFPVNAPKAAKGPGSIVLKHQEEDQSKLQLRPPVVTILGHVDHGKTTLLDAVRHSHIVTGESGGITQHIGAYQVEYKSNKITFLDTPGHEAFTAMRARGAQVTDIAILVVAANDGIMPQTIEAINHVKAAGVPIICAINKIDTAEADPERVKRQLAEHDLMVEEWGGNVISVPVSALKGIGIDDLLENIVIVAEVGELKANPDRLAEGVVLEARIDKSKGHVVTVLVQTGTLRIGDNIVAGGVRGRIKAMLNDRGERIEAALPSQPVELLGMTGVPQAGDKFSATADEKTARSMVETFEKEKAERLGRTKMKLEEIHAKIESGEVKALNLVVKTDVQGSIEPILNALEQVNTDETRVNVIHAAAGSVTESDVLLGVASEAIIVGFNSRPEPGAKALATQEGVDLRHYDVIYRLAEDVQKALKGLLTPEVRDITEGVATVRAVFNIAKRKVAGVYVNSGKVSRGTIIHVLRGGKLLAKGELSSLKHFKDDVRELGTGFEGGLTVDGFTDFAEGDIVEAHRLEQDE